One window of the Pempheris klunzingeri isolate RE-2024b chromosome 10, fPemKlu1.hap1, whole genome shotgun sequence genome contains the following:
- the glb1l gene encoding beta-galactosidase-1-like protein: MAAGVLLFVGVNLACLAVSGNLVSGARSFSIDYKNNCFLKDEKPFRYISGSIHYSRIPRYYWKDRLVKMYMTGLNAIQVYVPWNFHEATQGVHNFTGDRDLEHFLDLANQTGLLVILRPGPYICAEWEMGGLPAWLLQKPNIILRSADTDYLQAVSNWLAVLLPKMKPWLYVNGGNIITVQVENEYGSYYACDYNYMRHLRTLFRFLLGEDTVLFTTDGNTDKEMTCGALEGLYATVDFGTDTNITEAFKRQRRFEPRGPLVNSEFYTGWLDHWGDPHAVVNAQKVSRVLGEMLTMGANVNMYMFEGGTNFGYWNGADHDTRFRSVVTSYDYDAPLSEAGDPTEKLLAIRDVIKQFREIPSGPMPPATPKFAYGFVTLKKVGDISSLLNTLSPLGPVKCHHPLTFEEIKQYYGYMLYRTTLPRDLSEPTPLISPLNGVHDRAYVSVNGVFQGLLQRDTVLVMNVTGRQGDTVDILVENMGRVNFGSKINDNKGILSNLILGKDVLTDWMIYPLDLDGAITRGWPHSDSHKSFPGHQKQPSVGPVFYMGTLQPNGLARDTFLKLNEWTKGQVWINGMNLGRYWPARGPQQTLYIPGPLLSTTLPNNITVLELEGAPAHLRALFMDRPQFSATAEKS; the protein is encoded by the exons ATGGCTGCTGGTGTCTTACTCTTCGTTGGTGTGAATCTAGCCTGTTTGGCTGTCAGTGGAAATCTG GTCTCTGGAGCAAGATCATTCTCTATCGACTACAAAAACAACTGTTTCCTCAAAGATGAGAAGCCTTTTCGCTACATTTCAGGCAGCATTCACTACTCCAGAATCCCACGGTACTACTGGAAGGACCGGCTTGTAAAGATGTACATGACTGGGCTCAACGCCATCCAAGT ATATGTGCCCTGGAACTTCCACGAGGCAACACAGGGGGTCCACAACTTCACAGGAGACCGAGATCTGGAGCACTTTTTGGATCTGGCCAATCAGACAGGCCTCCTGGTCATCCTGCGTCCTGGACCGTACATCTGTGCAGAATGGGAAATG GGTGGGTTGCCAGCGTGGCTACTTCAGAAACCAAACATCATACTTCGCTCAGCCGACACAG ATTATCTCCAGGCTGTCAGCAACTGGCTTGCTGTTCTTCTCCCCAAAATGAAGCCTTGGCTGTATGTCAATGGGGGCAACATCATCACAGTCCAG GTGGAGAATGAATATGGAAGTTACTACGCCTGTGACTACAACTACATGCGCCACCTGCGGACTCTGTTCCGCTTCCTTCTGGGTGAAGACACAGTCTTGTTCACCACTGACGGGAACACAGACAAGGAAATGACATGCGGGGCTCTGGAGGGATTATATGCCACAGTAGACTTTGGCACAG ACACCAACATAACTGAAGCCTTCAAGCGGCAAAGACGGTTTGAACCTCGGGGGCCCCTG GTGAACTCAGAGTTCTACACTGGCTGGTTGGACCACTGGGGAGATCCGCATGCTGTGGTTAATGCTCAGAAGGTCAGCAGAGTACTAGGAGAAATGCTAACCATGGGGGCCAACGTCAACAT GTACATGTTTGAAGGAGGCACCAACTTTGGCTACTGGAACG GTGCCGATCATGACACCAGGTTCCGCTCAGTAGTGACTAGTTATGATTACGACGCCCCGCTGTCTGAGGCAGGAGACCCCACAGAGAAGCTGTTGGCCATCAGAGATGTCATTAAGCAG TTTAGAGAGATTCCCTCTGGTCCCATGCCACCAGCAACTCCCAAGTTTGCCTATGGCTTTGTAACCCTGAAAAAG GTCGGCGACATCAGCAGCCTGTTGAACACACTCTCACCCCTCGGGCCAGTGAAATGCCATCATCCTCTGACGTTTGAAGAGATTAAACAG TACTATGGATACATGCTGTACCGGACCACGCTGCCCAGGGACCTCTCAGAGCCCACGCCACTTATCTCTCCACTGAATGGTGTTCATGACCGTGCATATGTGTCCGTCAATGGG GTTTTCCAGGGCCTGTTGCAGAGAGATACTGTGCTGGTGATGAACGTCACAGGACGGCAGGGGGACACGGTGGACATCCTGGTTGAGAACATGGGCAGGGTGAACTTTGGCAGCAAGATCAATGACAACAAG ggcaTCCTGAGCAACCTGATCCTGGGTAAGGATGTTCTGACTGACTGGATGATCTACCCTTTGGACCTTGATGGAGCAATTACTCGTGGATGGCCCCATTCAGACAGCCACAAGTCTTTCCCCGGCCATCAGAAGCAACCCTCAGTTGGGCCTGTCTTCTACATGGGGACCTTACAGCCCAACGGCCTCGCTCGGGACACCTTTCTCAAGCTCAATGAATGGACAAAG GGTCAGGTTTGGATCAATGGTATGAACCTGGGACGATACTGGCCAGCCAGGGGTCCTCAACAGACTCTTTACATCCCTGGACCCCTGCTCAGCACCACCCTGCCCAACAATATCACAgtgctggagctggagggggCGCCGGCACACCTACGTGCTCTCTTCATGGACCGGCCTCAGTTCAGTGCCACTGCTGAAAAGTCTTGA